Proteins encoded in a region of the Thermodesulfobacteriota bacterium genome:
- a CDS encoding ATP-dependent DNA helicase has translation MARAPRQAPAARTIMSEFEKRYEKLNPRQKDAVNHIDGPLLVVAGPGTGKTEILGLRTANILRKAFVSPGNILCLTFTNAAAYNMRRRLSELIGRDAYRIAIHTFHSFGVEIIGSYPEFFHRGTRFYPLDDVTRIEILEDILGALPYDNPLSSNHPSEGYVYLKSAVKAFGDLKKAGLTPEDFRKVVEQNEKSYESINPLIESVFSARVSRGMASGIKRIVSELGSGVDEAPPVPGVPHIVSTLKDSLRELADFLLVGETTPVSDWKRKNTARTDDGRLILKSAGNTDKLKALADIYAEYQRRLYDLTYYDYDDMILWVIEAIEKNPRLALDLQDRYEYILVDEFQDTNGAQMKLLRLLAGNGKGGKSPNVMAVGDDDQSIYKFQGAELANILGFRSSYPEAKIITITSNYRSAKGILDAAEYVIRGAKNRLVNFVKDLNKSIEAANGNILPGKILSRSFPSPLHENTYVAGEIKRLIDSGKSPDDIAVIARRHDCLTGVADALSTLGVPLTYERFNNVLDEPHIRQLIRMAEFVSTLGRKGKYDADELLPEILSYPFWGLEKKRKTVWEISRTAAGIGGRKERFWLDVMEDHEDPYIRNIADFFIYVGEVSMHDTLERVLDLLMGSGPAQTPADEDDDAGPGPRTKKRFVSPFKEYYFGEERLRENRLEYTRFLSCLRTFVESLRDYKKTKVLGVDDMASFVRLHRENFIPVIDNSVFMNAECAVSLLTAHNAKGLEFDTVFIVACQHDIWAGGGRGSNLQFPPNLPITPSGEDADDHMRLFYVAITRAKSSLYMTSYERKENGRESSRLGFIMPPAGEGNKDESILPMFMCPEVGEEELPDNTEVLSASWESFHKLPLVLDERAVLEPALREYKLSVTHLNNFLNVAEGGPQLFFEQNLLRFPQAKSAAGSYGTAVHRVMQEAYVRVKRDGGAPPRLEDLLGAFDEALRAERLGEKDYRNYSKRGRDMLTVFFGKKMSGFLPGHLSEVNFNSQGVVLSGGAHLTGKIDKMVPGGSGEAVVHDYKTGKAKTGWKGTGQYEPIQMHQYRNQLIFYKILVENSRDYADYKVNRGILEFVEHKDGELIDLPLEITAEDYERITMLASIVYGMIMNLSFPDVSGYSPDLKGIKQFEDDLLEGKFDLG, from the coding sequence ATGGCGAGGGCACCAAGACAGGCCCCCGCCGCCAGAACCATAATGAGCGAATTCGAAAAACGTTACGAGAAATTAAACCCCCGGCAGAAAGATGCAGTCAATCACATAGACGGGCCGCTCCTCGTCGTCGCCGGCCCCGGCACGGGGAAAACCGAGATACTCGGCCTCAGAACCGCCAACATACTCCGGAAGGCGTTCGTATCACCCGGCAACATCCTCTGTCTTACGTTCACGAACGCCGCCGCCTACAACATGCGGAGACGCCTTTCGGAGCTCATAGGCCGCGACGCGTACAGGATAGCGATACACACGTTCCACAGCTTCGGGGTCGAAATTATAGGGAGCTATCCCGAATTCTTCCACAGGGGAACGAGGTTCTACCCGCTGGACGACGTCACCCGCATCGAGATACTCGAAGACATACTGGGCGCGCTGCCGTACGACAACCCGCTTTCTTCAAACCACCCGAGCGAAGGTTACGTATACCTGAAGAGCGCGGTGAAGGCGTTCGGCGATTTAAAAAAGGCGGGTCTTACACCGGAAGACTTCAGGAAAGTAGTCGAGCAGAACGAGAAATCATACGAATCTATAAACCCGCTCATAGAGAGCGTGTTCTCGGCGAGGGTATCGAGAGGCATGGCGTCCGGCATAAAAAGGATAGTCTCCGAGCTCGGCTCCGGCGTCGACGAAGCCCCCCCCGTCCCGGGCGTCCCACACATAGTCAGCACGCTCAAGGATTCCCTCCGCGAGCTCGCCGATTTCCTCCTGGTGGGCGAAACGACGCCCGTATCGGACTGGAAGCGGAAGAACACCGCCAGGACCGATGACGGCAGGCTCATCCTCAAGAGCGCCGGGAATACGGACAAGCTCAAGGCCCTGGCCGACATTTACGCCGAATACCAGCGGCGGCTCTACGATCTCACATACTACGACTACGACGACATGATTCTCTGGGTAATAGAGGCCATCGAGAAAAACCCGAGACTCGCACTGGACCTCCAGGACCGCTACGAGTACATACTCGTCGACGAGTTCCAGGATACGAACGGGGCGCAGATGAAGCTTCTCCGTCTCCTTGCCGGCAACGGGAAGGGAGGGAAATCCCCCAATGTCATGGCTGTAGGCGACGACGACCAGTCGATATACAAGTTCCAGGGCGCCGAGCTCGCCAACATACTCGGCTTCAGGAGCTCATACCCCGAGGCGAAGATAATCACGATAACCTCCAACTACCGCTCGGCCAAAGGCATCCTCGACGCGGCGGAATACGTTATCAGGGGGGCGAAAAACCGCCTCGTCAACTTCGTCAAGGATTTGAACAAGTCCATCGAGGCCGCTAACGGCAACATCCTCCCGGGCAAGATACTGTCACGCTCGTTCCCCTCGCCGCTCCACGAGAACACCTACGTCGCCGGGGAGATAAAACGCCTCATCGACAGCGGCAAGTCACCCGACGACATCGCCGTCATAGCCCGCCGCCACGACTGCCTCACGGGCGTCGCGGATGCCCTGAGCACGCTTGGCGTTCCGCTTACGTACGAGAGGTTCAACAACGTTCTCGACGAGCCTCACATAAGGCAGCTCATACGAATGGCGGAGTTCGTCTCGACGCTCGGGCGGAAGGGCAAATACGATGCGGACGAGCTTTTGCCCGAGATTCTGAGCTACCCGTTCTGGGGGCTCGAAAAGAAGAGGAAAACGGTCTGGGAGATTTCGAGGACCGCGGCGGGAATCGGCGGAAGAAAGGAGCGTTTCTGGCTCGACGTAATGGAAGATCACGAGGACCCTTACATACGCAACATCGCCGACTTCTTCATATACGTGGGAGAGGTCTCGATGCACGATACGCTGGAACGCGTGCTCGATCTCCTCATGGGGTCGGGCCCCGCCCAGACGCCGGCCGACGAGGACGACGACGCCGGGCCCGGGCCGCGCACGAAAAAGAGATTCGTATCGCCGTTCAAGGAATATTATTTCGGGGAAGAAAGGCTGAGAGAAAACAGGCTCGAATACACGAGGTTTCTCTCCTGCCTGAGGACATTCGTCGAATCCCTGAGGGATTATAAAAAAACCAAAGTGCTCGGCGTAGACGACATGGCCTCCTTCGTCCGTCTCCACAGGGAGAACTTTATCCCCGTCATCGACAACAGCGTTTTCATGAACGCGGAATGCGCCGTAAGCCTTCTCACGGCACACAACGCGAAGGGGCTCGAATTCGACACTGTATTCATAGTCGCCTGCCAGCACGATATATGGGCGGGGGGCGGAAGGGGATCGAATCTCCAGTTCCCGCCGAACCTCCCCATAACTCCCTCCGGGGAAGACGCCGACGACCACATGAGGCTCTTTTACGTGGCCATAACCCGTGCGAAGAGCAGCCTCTATATGACATCCTACGAAAGAAAGGAGAACGGCCGCGAGTCCTCGCGTCTCGGGTTCATCATGCCCCCGGCCGGCGAGGGAAATAAGGACGAGAGCATACTCCCGATGTTCATGTGTCCCGAGGTCGGCGAGGAAGAGCTGCCCGACAATACAGAGGTCCTCTCCGCGTCGTGGGAATCCTTTCACAAGCTCCCCCTAGTCCTCGACGAAAGAGCGGTCTTGGAGCCCGCTTTAAGGGAGTACAAGCTGAGCGTCACGCACCTGAACAACTTCCTCAACGTCGCCGAAGGCGGCCCCCAGCTCTTCTTCGAGCAGAACCTCCTCAGGTTCCCCCAGGCCAAGAGCGCCGCGGGATCGTACGGCACGGCAGTGCACAGGGTGATGCAGGAGGCGTATGTCCGGGTCAAGCGGGACGGCGGCGCACCGCCACGCCTGGAAGACCTCCTCGGCGCTTTCGACGAGGCGCTCAGGGCCGAAAGACTGGGCGAGAAGGACTACAGGAACTATTCGAAACGGGGCCGCGACATGCTCACGGTATTCTTCGGGAAGAAGATGAGCGGATTTCTCCCCGGGCACCTGTCGGAGGTCAATTTCAACAGCCAGGGGGTTGTCCTCTCGGGCGGCGCGCACCTCACGGGCAAAATAGACAAGATGGTCCCCGGGGGAAGCGGCGAGGCCGTCGTCCACGACTACAAAACCGGCAAGGCCAAGACCGGCTGGAAAGGGACCGGCCAGTACGAGCCGATACAGATGCACCAATACCGAAACCAGCTCATCTTCTACAAGATACTGGTCGAGAATTCGCGCGACTACGCGGACTACAAAGTAAACCGGGGAATACTCGAATTCGTCGAGCACAAGGATGGCGAGCTTATCGACCTGCCCCTCGAAATCACGGCCGAGGATTACGAGCGCATCACCATGCTCGCCTCTATCGTCTACGGGATGATCATGAACCTCTCTTTCCCGGACGTCAGCGGCTACTCCCCGGACCTCAAAGGCATCAAACAATTCGAAGACGATTTGTTAGAGGGGAAATTTGATTTGGGCTAA
- a CDS encoding glucosidase has translation MDNTEIERLIQAKEGKAPWKKWGPYLSERQWGTVREDYSEHGTAWDYFPHDHARSRAYRWGEDGLAGISDERQVLCFALALWNGKDPIIKERLFGLTNSEGNHGEDVKEYYYYLDNTPTHSYMKYLYKYPQSGYPYTGLVERNRYASRADLEYELVDTGIFDGDAYFDVFVEYAKEGPEDMLVNITVCNRGPEAAAVHVLPTLWFRNTWSWGDGGPKPVVKAVRSPKGTAAVEASSDASGPMYLYCEGKPGLLFTENETNRERIFGARNPSPYVKDGINDYVMKNSDGAVNPAGTGTKTSAHYILNVPAGGEASVRLILSRGKRRGTGQEIFAGFGGVLAARKKEADDFYSFITPETLDEDSKSIMRQALAGMLWSKQYYFFDLDKWLREHGAGIAIQQPNGNVRNKEWFHMINDDIISMPDKWEYPWYAAWDLAFHTISLDMVDPDFSKQQLELMLKEVYLHPNGQIPAYEWNFSDVNPPVHAFASLFLYNTQKQITGKGDIAFLKQIFDKLVLNFTWWVNRKDRSGRNVFEGGFLGLDNIGVFDRSSPLPTGGYLEQADGTAWMAMFCQNMLEIAFELAHDDPTYEDMAVKFAEHFLWIASAMDHTGSRHDEMWDEEDGFFYDILRLPDGRATRLKVRSLVGLLPLCASTVYDAGVAEKFPTFTERMRRRLGRMEELLSTIHPPAERGYAGRYLLSILNEDKLRRVLARMLDENEFLSDYGIRSLSRYHKDHPYIFRVNGQEYKVEYMPAESMSGLFGGNSNWRGPVWFPINGLIIRSLLHLYKFYGGDFKVECPTGSGNFLDLYDVAIEIANRLIKIFRKGEDGRRPVFGGTEKFQTDPHFRDHILFYEYFHGDNGAGIGAGHQTGWTGLVAKFIQVLGYMTKEMVLEVPRGGAEVYKSNK, from the coding sequence ATGGACAATACCGAGATCGAGCGGCTGATACAGGCGAAGGAAGGAAAAGCACCCTGGAAGAAATGGGGGCCCTACCTCAGCGAGAGGCAGTGGGGGACGGTGAGGGAGGATTACAGCGAGCACGGGACCGCGTGGGACTACTTCCCCCACGACCACGCCCGCTCGCGCGCGTACAGGTGGGGCGAGGACGGCCTAGCCGGCATATCCGACGAAAGGCAGGTCCTCTGCTTCGCGCTCGCCCTCTGGAACGGGAAGGACCCGATAATAAAGGAGCGGCTCTTCGGCCTCACGAACTCCGAGGGCAACCACGGCGAGGACGTAAAGGAATATTACTACTACCTCGACAACACCCCGACGCACTCCTACATGAAATACCTCTATAAATACCCGCAGTCCGGGTACCCCTATACAGGGCTCGTCGAGAGGAACAGGTACGCGTCGAGGGCCGATCTGGAGTACGAGCTCGTCGACACCGGCATATTCGACGGCGACGCCTACTTCGACGTCTTCGTCGAGTACGCGAAGGAAGGGCCGGAGGACATGCTCGTAAACATCACGGTCTGTAACCGAGGTCCGGAAGCGGCGGCCGTCCACGTCCTTCCGACGCTCTGGTTCAGGAACACCTGGTCCTGGGGAGACGGCGGCCCGAAGCCCGTCGTCAAGGCCGTAAGATCCCCGAAAGGCACGGCCGCCGTCGAGGCATCGAGCGACGCCTCGGGCCCCATGTACCTCTACTGCGAGGGAAAGCCCGGCCTGCTCTTCACCGAGAATGAAACCAACCGCGAGCGTATATTCGGAGCGCGTAACCCCTCCCCGTACGTAAAAGACGGAATAAACGACTACGTCATGAAAAACTCCGACGGCGCGGTAAACCCCGCCGGGACGGGCACGAAAACCTCGGCTCACTACATATTGAACGTCCCCGCAGGAGGCGAAGCGTCCGTAAGGCTCATACTCTCCCGCGGGAAGAGGCGCGGCACCGGGCAGGAGATTTTCGCCGGGTTCGGCGGCGTCCTCGCCGCGCGGAAAAAAGAGGCCGACGACTTCTACTCGTTCATCACGCCCGAGACTCTCGACGAGGATTCGAAGAGCATCATGAGACAGGCGCTCGCCGGGATGCTGTGGTCGAAGCAGTATTACTTTTTCGACCTCGACAAGTGGCTCCGCGAGCACGGGGCCGGCATAGCCATACAGCAGCCCAACGGCAACGTCCGTAACAAGGAATGGTTCCACATGATAAACGACGACATCATCTCGATGCCGGACAAGTGGGAATACCCGTGGTACGCCGCGTGGGACCTCGCCTTTCACACGATATCCCTCGACATGGTGGACCCCGACTTCTCGAAGCAGCAACTAGAGCTCATGCTGAAAGAGGTCTACCTCCACCCGAACGGACAGATACCGGCCTACGAATGGAACTTCAGCGACGTCAACCCCCCGGTGCACGCCTTCGCGAGCCTCTTCCTCTACAACACCCAGAAGCAGATAACCGGGAAGGGGGACATCGCTTTCCTGAAGCAGATATTCGACAAGCTGGTGCTCAACTTCACGTGGTGGGTCAACAGGAAAGACAGGAGCGGGAGGAACGTCTTCGAAGGCGGCTTTCTCGGCCTCGACAACATAGGCGTATTCGACAGGAGCTCGCCCCTCCCGACGGGGGGATACCTGGAGCAGGCCGACGGCACGGCGTGGATGGCGATGTTCTGCCAGAACATGCTCGAAATCGCGTTCGAGCTCGCCCACGACGACCCGACTTACGAGGACATGGCCGTCAAGTTCGCCGAGCATTTCCTCTGGATAGCCTCTGCGATGGACCACACGGGGAGCCGCCACGACGAGATGTGGGACGAGGAGGACGGCTTCTTCTACGACATCCTCAGGCTGCCCGACGGGCGTGCCACGAGGCTCAAGGTGCGCTCGCTGGTGGGGCTCCTGCCGCTCTGCGCCTCGACGGTATACGACGCCGGCGTGGCGGAAAAGTTCCCGACGTTCACCGAAAGAATGCGGCGGCGGCTCGGGAGGATGGAGGAGCTCCTCTCGACCATCCATCCCCCGGCCGAAAGGGGATACGCCGGGCGTTATCTTCTGTCCATATTGAACGAGGACAAGCTAAGGCGGGTCCTCGCGCGGATGCTCGACGAAAACGAATTCCTGAGCGATTACGGCATACGCTCTCTCTCCCGCTACCACAAGGACCATCCCTACATATTCAGGGTCAACGGCCAGGAATACAAAGTCGAGTACATGCCGGCCGAATCGATGTCCGGCCTCTTCGGCGGCAACTCCAACTGGCGCGGGCCCGTGTGGTTCCCGATAAACGGGCTCATTATACGCTCGCTTCTCCACCTCTATAAATTCTACGGGGGCGATTTCAAGGTCGAGTGCCCGACCGGCTCGGGGAACTTCCTCGACCTCTACGACGTGGCCATCGAAATCGCGAACCGTCTCATCAAAATTTTCAGGAAGGGTGAGGACGGCCGGAGGCCCGTATTCGGCGGGACGGAGAAGTTCCAGACCGACCCGCACTTCAGGGACCACATCCTCTTCTACGAATACTTCCACGGCGACAACGGAGCGGGCATAGGCGCCGGCCACCAGACGGGATGGACGGGCCTCGTCGCGAAGTTTATACAGGTGCTTGGCTACATGACCAAGGAGATGGTGCTCGAAGTCCCCCGCGGCGGCGCGGAGGTATATAAATCCAACAAGTAG
- a CDS encoding antibiotic biosynthesis monooxygenase, whose protein sequence is MTTKMSVSPRRRKELARSLRGMLEPVRLESGCLGFDLYVDTEDEGTYILVEEWETKEDFDRHLRGGDYRRLLVLMDILNEPPEISISVISQRSGMEYLEQVIGLH, encoded by the coding sequence ATGACGACAAAGATGAGCGTGAGTCCCCGGCGGAGGAAGGAGCTCGCTCGCTCTCTCAGGGGGATGCTGGAGCCTGTCCGGCTCGAGTCGGGCTGCCTCGGCTTCGACCTCTACGTGGACACGGAGGACGAGGGCACGTACATACTCGTCGAGGAATGGGAGACGAAGGAGGACTTCGACAGGCACCTCCGGGGCGGCGACTACAGAAGGCTCCTCGTGCTCATGGATATCCTGAACGAGCCGCCGGAGATAAGCATAAGCGTCATCTCGCAGAGGTCGGGCATGGAGTACCTGGAGCAGGTTATAGGTTTACACTAG
- a CDS encoding aquaporin, with protein sequence MKKYAVEFIGTFFFVLTVGLTVLDPGAGVGAPLAIGSVLMVMVYAGGHISGGHYNPAVTLAVWMRGRCPAPDVPFYMIAQWLAAIVAGVLTLYLKGNPVITAMAPNVAHAFIVEFLFTFALAYVVLNTATSKNTAGNSYYGLAIGFTVVIAVYAAGAISGGAFNPAIALGITVMGISTAANIWIFLVADFLGGAAAALVFNALNPDDR encoded by the coding sequence ATGAAAAAGTATGCTGTGGAGTTCATAGGGACTTTCTTTTTCGTGCTCACGGTGGGTCTTACGGTTCTGGACCCGGGAGCCGGCGTCGGCGCGCCGCTGGCCATCGGCTCCGTGCTCATGGTGATGGTGTACGCGGGCGGTCACATTTCGGGCGGGCACTACAACCCGGCCGTGACGCTCGCGGTGTGGATGAGGGGGAGATGCCCCGCGCCGGACGTGCCCTTTTACATGATAGCGCAGTGGCTGGCGGCGATCGTGGCGGGGGTTCTCACGCTTTACCTCAAGGGCAATCCGGTTATCACGGCCATGGCGCCCAACGTCGCCCACGCATTCATCGTGGAATTTCTTTTTACCTTCGCACTGGCATATGTCGTGCTGAATACCGCGACGTCGAAAAACACGGCCGGGAATTCGTACTATGGCCTGGCCATAGGTTTTACGGTCGTCATAGCGGTTTATGCTGCGGGGGCGATTTCCGGCGGGGCTTTTAACCCGGCGATAGCGCTCGGCATAACCGTCATGGGCATATCGACCGCGGCCAACATCTGGATTTTCCTCGTGGCGGATTTTCTCGGCGGGGCGGCAGCGGCCCTCGTTTTTAATGCGCTCAACCCGGACGACAGGTAA
- a CDS encoding DUF2092 domain-containing protein, translating to MRKVLAVWVLAAVSLLAAGLPAGAQTEEGVEAKTGPKIEPEAFADLVEMTGFLSKAERFSFTADVEYDVLQGNGQKLEFGGAHKVVVVRPDKLYSEVVSRDGTRKIFVFDGKDIYYADLAENVYATVPRPGDINQAVDYFTEDLDMPLPIGQVVSSDVGEMLKKEVYAGGFVEQDTVHGVLSEHLAFRTQNLDFQTWIASEGDPLQTRLVVDYKTFPSSPQYRADFKEWNFKPEVEDSLFVFKPADGMQKIEFAPVLRKSIKTEEKEGGKKNDAQ from the coding sequence GTGAGAAAAGTCCTTGCAGTGTGGGTTTTGGCGGCCGTCTCGCTCCTCGCGGCGGGCCTGCCCGCCGGGGCGCAGACGGAAGAGGGGGTCGAGGCGAAGACCGGGCCGAAGATAGAGCCCGAGGCTTTCGCCGACCTCGTGGAAATGACGGGGTTTCTTTCGAAGGCGGAGAGGTTCAGCTTTACGGCCGACGTCGAGTACGACGTTCTTCAGGGCAACGGACAGAAGCTCGAGTTCGGCGGCGCTCACAAGGTCGTCGTCGTAAGGCCGGACAAGCTTTATTCCGAGGTCGTCAGCAGGGACGGGACCAGGAAGATATTCGTCTTCGACGGGAAGGATATTTATTACGCCGACCTCGCGGAGAACGTCTACGCCACCGTCCCGAGGCCGGGGGACATAAACCAGGCAGTCGATTACTTTACGGAGGACCTCGACATGCCGCTGCCCATAGGGCAGGTGGTTTCTAGCGACGTCGGCGAAATGCTGAAGAAAGAGGTGTACGCCGGGGGGTTCGTCGAGCAGGACACGGTACACGGCGTCCTTTCGGAGCACCTTGCGTTCCGGACGCAGAACCTGGACTTTCAGACGTGGATAGCGTCCGAGGGCGATCCTTTACAGACTAGGCTCGTCGTGGATTACAAGACGTTTCCGTCGTCGCCGCAGTACAGGGCGGATTTTAAGGAATGGAATTTCAAGCCGGAGGTCGAGGATTCTCTCTTCGTGTTCAAGCCCGCCGACGGGATGCAGAAGATCGAGTTCGCGCCCGTTCTCAGGAAGAGCATAAAGACCGAGGAGAAAGAGGGGGGGAAGAAAAATGACGCACAATAG
- a CDS encoding sialidase family protein — protein MKIKNPVILIAALVIVLGAMLYLHSYSKRGGEAEAPQGTANAFTLGERIEIPHAGYGHEVHVSGPSVAADGEGGVYVAWIAAGHDSNDLYVVKPVTGEEKPVRVNPGGLSVDSVHQSPGIVTGPGGEVYVSWASSKDKPEGVVFANDLRLSRSLDGGKSFDAPIMINEDRPISHTFEGIAATGSGDVIAAWIDSRGGWDKPATFLTTVSGKGAAVGKEVKFGGETCVCCRVSVAAADGKEAALWRGVAEGNVRNMVLALGEGGEFEQAVVHDDGWKLESCPHRGGEVAIGDDGEVYVIWYTEGTAGVPEILFSRSETAAMPAPLKIDSAEGSIPDQPGIAVNDKGRVAVVWEDSTAVRRSIKMRFSADGGKTFGEPVVISKAIKSFMPDVAAAPDGRFVVVWHEEHFPSIRTIVQFVEPGA, from the coding sequence ATGAAAATAAAGAACCCCGTAATCCTGATCGCGGCGCTGGTAATCGTCCTCGGGGCGATGTTATACCTACACAGCTATTCGAAACGAGGCGGCGAGGCCGAAGCGCCGCAAGGCACGGCAAACGCCTTCACCCTCGGCGAGAGGATCGAGATACCGCACGCCGGATACGGTCACGAGGTGCACGTCTCCGGCCCTTCCGTCGCGGCGGACGGCGAGGGCGGCGTCTACGTCGCGTGGATCGCGGCGGGCCACGACTCGAACGACCTCTACGTCGTAAAGCCCGTAACGGGTGAGGAGAAACCCGTCCGCGTGAACCCCGGGGGGCTGTCGGTGGATTCCGTCCACCAGTCGCCCGGCATCGTAACCGGCCCCGGCGGCGAGGTGTACGTATCGTGGGCGTCGTCGAAGGACAAGCCCGAGGGAGTCGTCTTCGCGAACGACCTCAGGTTGTCCCGGTCCCTCGACGGAGGAAAATCGTTCGACGCGCCGATCATGATTAACGAGGACAGGCCGATATCCCACACGTTCGAGGGTATTGCAGCCACAGGTTCCGGGGACGTGATAGCCGCGTGGATAGACAGCAGGGGAGGATGGGACAAGCCGGCCACGTTCCTTACGACCGTATCCGGTAAGGGCGCGGCCGTGGGTAAAGAAGTGAAGTTCGGCGGCGAGACGTGCGTCTGCTGCAGGGTCAGCGTCGCGGCGGCGGACGGGAAGGAAGCCGCCCTCTGGAGAGGCGTCGCCGAGGGCAATGTCCGCAACATGGTGCTCGCGCTCGGCGAAGGCGGCGAGTTCGAGCAAGCCGTGGTTCACGACGACGGGTGGAAGCTCGAGTCGTGCCCGCACAGGGGCGGCGAGGTGGCGATAGGCGACGACGGCGAGGTCTACGTGATCTGGTATACGGAAGGCACGGCGGGAGTGCCGGAGATACTGTTCTCCAGGTCCGAGACTGCCGCGATGCCCGCGCCGCTGAAAATCGACTCGGCCGAGGGGTCCATCCCCGACCAGCCGGGAATAGCCGTAAACGACAAGGGCCGGGTCGCCGTCGTGTGGGAGGATTCGACGGCCGTGAGGCGCAGCATCAAGATGAGGTTCTCGGCCGACGGCGGAAAGACGTTCGGCGAGCCCGTCGTAATCTCGAAGGCGATAAAGTCGTTCATGCCCGACGTCGCCGCCGCGCCCGACGGCAGGTTCGTCGTCGTTTGGCACGAAGAGCACTTCCCGTCGATCAGGACGATAGTTCAGTTTGTCGAGCCGGGCGCGTAA